From Pararhodobacter zhoushanensis, the proteins below share one genomic window:
- a CDS encoding iron-containing alcohol dehydrogenase produces MSVPTMNWSYPTAIKFGVGRINELADHCKAVGLKAPLLVTDKALASLPITAQALDVLEAAGLGRGVFSDVDANPTEANMAAGIAVYKAGGHDGVLCFGGGSALDLGKMIALMAGQRGDLSVWDLEDIGDWWTRADASAIAPIIAVPTTAGTGSEVGRAGVLTNAVTHKKKIIFHPKLMPAVTICDPALTVGMPRFITAGTGMDALAHCLEAYCSPFYHPMSQGIALEGMRLVFENLPRVYANPTDLEARAHMMSAAAMGAVAFQKGLGAIHSLSHPIGAVYNTHHGTTNAVVMPMVLDFNRPAIEDRLPRAAAYLGIDGGFDGFRAAVMDLRETLAIPQTLTALGVSDPDLDTLTAMALEDPSCGGNPIEMTAENTRALFESCL; encoded by the coding sequence ATGAGCGTTCCCACCATGAACTGGTCCTACCCGACCGCGATAAAATTCGGCGTGGGACGGATCAATGAACTGGCCGATCACTGCAAGGCCGTGGGCCTGAAAGCGCCGCTGCTGGTGACCGACAAGGCGCTGGCCTCGCTGCCGATCACCGCGCAGGCGCTGGATGTGCTGGAAGCCGCCGGGCTGGGACGCGGCGTGTTTTCCGACGTCGATGCCAACCCGACCGAGGCCAACATGGCCGCCGGGATCGCGGTGTATAAGGCGGGCGGGCATGACGGGGTGCTCTGTTTCGGCGGCGGCTCGGCGCTGGATCTGGGCAAGATGATCGCGCTGATGGCGGGCCAGCGCGGCGATCTCAGCGTCTGGGATCTGGAGGATATCGGCGACTGGTGGACCCGCGCCGATGCCAGCGCCATCGCGCCGATCATCGCGGTGCCGACGACAGCAGGAACGGGGTCCGAGGTCGGGCGCGCAGGGGTGCTGACCAATGCGGTGACGCATAAGAAGAAGATCATCTTCCACCCCAAACTGATGCCGGCGGTGACGATCTGCGACCCGGCGCTGACCGTGGGCATGCCGCGCTTCATCACCGCCGGGACCGGCATGGACGCGCTGGCGCATTGTCTTGAGGCCTATTGCTCGCCCTTCTACCATCCGATGAGTCAGGGCATCGCGCTGGAAGGCATGCGGCTGGTGTTCGAGAACCTGCCACGCGTCTACGCCAACCCGACCGACCTTGAGGCGCGGGCGCATATGATGTCCGCGGCAGCGATGGGCGCGGTGGCGTTCCAGAAGGGGCTGGGCGCGATTCACTCGCTCAGCCACCCGATCGGCGCGGTCTACAACACCCACCACGGCACGACGAACGCGGTGGTGATGCCGATGGTGCTCGACTTCAACCGTCCCGCAATTGAAGACCGCCTGCCCCGCGCGGCGGCTTATCTGGGCATCGACGGCGGGTTCGACGGATTCCGCGCGGCGGTGATGGACCTGCGTGAAACGCTGGCCATCCCGCAAACGCTGACCGCGCTGGGGGTGAGCGATCCTGACCTCGACACGCTGACGGCCATGGCGCTGGAAGACCCGTCCTGCGGCGGCAAC